A single Syntrophobacterales bacterium DNA region contains:
- a CDS encoding bifunctional (p)ppGpp synthetase/guanosine-3',5'-bis(diphosphate) 3'-pyrophosphohydrolase gives MGTLLPVAVGKKMIRLNDIVDEILKYNPDADIPMIEKAYIFSAKAHKGQTRLSGEPYLIHPLEVAYTLTKMNLDVQSVVSGLLHDTIEDSYVSKEEVELYFGKEIAELVDGVTKISKIQMKASEDSKVESYRKMILAMSKDIRVILVKLADRYHNMKTLNFLPRDKQIKIARETLDIYAPLAHRLGIEWLKGELEDESFKYIKPVEFDLIKEKITKEKKEQETYITEVKDLIKTKLAEVGIMAEISGRAKRFYSIYKKMVLQGVNIDNIYDLTAFRIIVDTIKECYETLGYIHSFFKPIPGKFSDYIALPKGNMYQSLHTKVIGPYGEKIEIQIRTHEMHQIAEEGIAAHWKYKEGTVFDAKEDKIFAWLRRIIEWQQDLKNSKEFMEVFKIDLFPDEVYVFTPKGDVRELPKGATPVDFAYTIHSNLGHKCIGAKVNNKIVPLRYALKSGDTIEILTNSTHKPSKDWLGFVATSKAKMKIRQWIKTEQRERSIELGKALIEKELAKHDMSFNKMFKSDELLSIAKDFSFETENDLFASVGYGLYTALTVLGKVIPESKKPSRLKNLIHTIKRTKDTSIKIEGVDGLVVKLAQCCNPIPGDSIFGFITRGRGLTVHVEDCPNVHTFDEQRTIKVSWELNKDLTYPVKLRISGDDRKGLLTEISNILSSAKINIRSAKAMSYPDRSAAALYEIDVGHMSQLQKLIKSIQKIKGIRAVERIRGTV, from the coding sequence ATGGGTACACTATTGCCCGTTGCAGTAGGTAAAAAGATGATCAGGCTTAACGACATTGTTGACGAAATCCTGAAATATAACCCCGACGCCGACATACCTATGATTGAGAAGGCGTATATCTTCTCCGCCAAGGCCCACAAAGGTCAAACACGGCTTTCGGGTGAACCTTACCTTATCCATCCACTGGAGGTTGCCTATACGCTCACAAAAATGAACCTCGACGTTCAGAGCGTGGTCTCCGGACTCCTCCATGACACCATTGAAGATTCCTATGTAAGTAAGGAAGAGGTTGAGCTTTACTTCGGTAAGGAGATTGCCGAACTTGTCGACGGGGTAACAAAGATCAGTAAGATACAGATGAAGGCCTCAGAGGATTCGAAGGTTGAGAGCTACAGGAAAATGATCCTTGCAATGAGCAAGGATATAAGGGTTATCCTCGTAAAACTTGCCGACCGCTATCACAACATGAAGACTCTCAACTTTCTCCCCAGAGACAAGCAGATAAAGATCGCCAGAGAGACTCTCGATATTTATGCCCCCCTTGCCCACAGGCTTGGCATTGAATGGCTCAAAGGAGAGCTTGAGGATGAATCGTTCAAGTATATCAAACCCGTCGAATTCGACCTAATAAAAGAAAAAATAACAAAAGAGAAGAAGGAACAAGAAACGTATATCACTGAGGTAAAAGACCTCATAAAGACCAAACTGGCCGAAGTAGGCATCATGGCGGAAATTTCAGGAAGGGCCAAGAGGTTTTACAGTATTTACAAGAAGATGGTTCTCCAAGGGGTAAATATCGATAATATCTATGACCTGACTGCATTCAGGATAATTGTGGATACCATAAAGGAATGTTATGAGACCCTGGGCTACATCCATTCGTTCTTTAAGCCTATTCCCGGTAAATTCAGTGACTATATCGCCCTGCCTAAAGGAAATATGTACCAGTCCCTCCATACAAAAGTGATAGGACCCTACGGCGAAAAAATCGAAATCCAGATAAGAACTCATGAGATGCACCAAATTGCAGAAGAGGGGATAGCCGCCCACTGGAAATACAAAGAGGGAACGGTCTTTGACGCAAAAGAAGACAAGATCTTCGCGTGGCTTCGGCGAATCATAGAGTGGCAGCAGGATCTGAAAAATAGTAAGGAATTCATGGAGGTATTCAAGATTGACCTCTTTCCGGACGAAGTTTATGTGTTTACACCTAAAGGTGATGTACGAGAACTTCCCAAGGGCGCAACGCCAGTCGATTTCGCCTATACGATTCATTCGAATTTGGGGCACAAGTGCATCGGCGCAAAAGTGAATAACAAGATCGTTCCCCTCCGATATGCGCTGAAAAGCGGAGACACAATCGAGATTCTCACCAATTCGACCCACAAACCGAGTAAGGATTGGCTGGGCTTCGTCGCCACGTCCAAGGCGAAAATGAAGATCAGACAGTGGATCAAAACGGAACAACGAGAAAGAAGTATTGAACTGGGCAAGGCACTAATTGAGAAGGAGCTTGCCAAGCACGACATGAGTTTCAATAAAATGTTCAAGTCTGACGAACTTCTTTCTATAGCGAAAGATTTCAGTTTTGAAACCGAAAATGACCTCTTTGCCAGTGTTGGTTATGGTCTCTACACTGCACTGACCGTACTGGGCAAGGTGATTCCGGAAAGCAAAAAACCGAGCAGACTAAAGAACCTGATCCACACCATTAAAAGAACCAAGGACACTTCTATCAAGATTGAAGGCGTGGACGGGCTCGTGGTGAAATTGGCCCAGTGCTGCAACCCTATTCCAGGAGATTCAATCTTCGGTTTTATCACGCGAGGACGTGGGCTTACCGTGCATGTCGAGGACTGCCCAAACGTCCACACCTTTGACGAGCAGAGAACAATCAAGGTGTCATGGGAACTAAACAAAGACCTAACCTATCCCGTAAAACTGCGAATATCGGGAGACGACAGGAAGGGGCTTCTTACCGAGATCAGCAATATTCTGTCATCGGCCAAGATAAACATACGTAGCGCCAAAGCCATGTCCTACCCAGACAGGTCGGCTGCTGCTCTCTATGAGATTGATGTAGGCCATATGTCCCAATTGCAGAAATTGATCAAATCAATACAGAAGATTAAAGGAATAAGGGCGGTCGAAAGGATTCGGGGTACAGTGTAA
- a CDS encoding ATP-dependent RecD-like DNA helicase, giving the protein MRMLKGEGRTHLDIKGQIERITYQNDENGYTVAKMRVQGRGGLVTVVGTLFSVSAGEMLELSGYWDSHPRWGEQFKVVSFQTILPATVKGIEKYLGSGMIKGIGPVMAKRLVACFSEETLQVIEENVERLQEVPGIGMKRIGMIKAAWEEQKDIRDVMIFLQGQGVSPVYAVKIYRQYGKESVNVVTENPYRLATDIFGIGFLTADRIAAKLGVAKDSPLRAEAGILYVLNQLSDDGHVYYPYGPLVKKCSEVLEVREDVLPLAFERIDRERKIVIEGPAVLPPGQCLLPDEDDLTPVYLGRLHVSETGISARLMAIMEFKKQLRLINVDQAVDWVQRDLKIALSSQQIDAVKASVNSKVMVVTGGPGTGKTTIINAIIKIYRKMGQRTLLAAPTGRAAKRMMETTGQEAKTIHRLLEFSPGSGSFKKNETNPLEADLIIIDETSMVDTVLMYHFLKAVPVKATLILVGDVDQLPSVGPGNVLKDIIASGCLPTVRLNEIFRQSRRSMIIVNAHRINNGEMPFFTPDEDRLHDFRFLVVDEPEEALAKIVNLCKDDVPSRFGYHPVRDIQVLTPMHRGVAGVANLNIELQKTLNPGGDEIVRGGKTLRVGDKVMQIRNNYDKDVYNGDIGTIVKIDHEEQEVRIDYDGRVTVYEYMDLDEVVHAYATSVHKSQGSEYPVVIIPVLTQHFMLLQRNLLYTGITRGKKLVVLVGTKKALAIAIKNNKPQKRYTRLKERLKANKDTNVPVPKLQVF; this is encoded by the coding sequence ATGCGCATGCTAAAGGGAGAGGGGCGTACCCATCTTGATATCAAGGGTCAAATTGAAAGGATAACTTACCAGAACGACGAGAACGGCTACACGGTCGCCAAAATGAGAGTGCAGGGTCGTGGAGGACTGGTGACTGTCGTTGGAACCCTTTTTTCCGTGAGCGCCGGGGAGATGCTTGAACTGAGCGGTTACTGGGACAGCCATCCCCGCTGGGGCGAGCAGTTCAAAGTGGTCTCATTCCAGACCATCCTTCCCGCTACTGTAAAAGGGATAGAGAAATATCTCGGCTCCGGTATGATCAAAGGAATAGGTCCTGTAATGGCAAAAAGGCTGGTAGCCTGTTTCAGCGAGGAGACCCTCCAGGTTATCGAGGAAAATGTGGAAAGGCTTCAGGAAGTCCCTGGAATAGGCATGAAGAGGATCGGGATGATTAAAGCGGCTTGGGAAGAGCAGAAAGATATACGGGACGTGATGATCTTCCTCCAGGGCCAGGGGGTAAGCCCTGTCTACGCAGTGAAAATATACAGGCAGTATGGGAAGGAATCGGTAAACGTGGTTACGGAGAACCCTTACCGGCTTGCCACAGACATATTTGGCATAGGCTTTCTCACGGCTGACAGAATTGCAGCGAAGCTCGGAGTGGCGAAGGACTCGCCTCTTAGGGCAGAGGCAGGTATTCTCTATGTGCTAAACCAGCTTTCCGACGACGGCCATGTCTATTATCCTTACGGACCGTTGGTCAAGAAGTGTTCGGAAGTACTCGAAGTGCGGGAAGATGTGTTACCCCTGGCCTTTGAGAGAATCGACCGGGAAAGAAAAATCGTGATAGAAGGGCCTGCTGTGCTTCCTCCAGGGCAATGTCTTCTGCCTGATGAAGATGACCTCACGCCTGTCTACCTTGGCCGTCTTCACGTCTCGGAAACAGGTATCTCGGCGCGTCTCATGGCCATTATGGAATTTAAGAAACAGCTCCGCCTCATAAACGTGGACCAGGCCGTAGACTGGGTCCAGCGCGACCTAAAAATAGCCCTTTCTTCCCAGCAGATTGATGCAGTCAAGGCTTCGGTCAACAGTAAGGTCATGGTGGTCACCGGTGGCCCTGGTACAGGAAAGACGACCATAATCAACGCGATCATAAAGATTTACCGCAAAATGGGTCAGAGGACCCTTTTGGCAGCCCCCACCGGCAGGGCGGCAAAAAGAATGATGGAGACTACCGGCCAGGAGGCGAAGACGATACACCGGCTTCTTGAATTTAGCCCCGGCAGCGGGTCTTTTAAGAAGAATGAGACGAACCCCCTTGAGGCTGATCTTATCATTATTGACGAGACTTCCATGGTCGATACGGTACTCATGTATCATTTTCTCAAGGCTGTTCCGGTAAAAGCGACTTTGATTCTTGTGGGTGATGTGGATCAGCTTCCCTCCGTTGGCCCAGGAAACGTCCTTAAAGATATTATTGCCTCTGGATGTCTTCCCACCGTGAGGCTCAACGAGATATTCAGGCAGTCGAGGCGGAGCATGATCATCGTGAACGCTCACCGGATCAATAATGGCGAAATGCCCTTCTTTACTCCCGACGAAGATCGCCTCCACGATTTCCGTTTCTTGGTTGTAGATGAACCGGAGGAAGCCCTCGCAAAGATCGTAAACCTCTGCAAGGACGATGTCCCTTCGCGGTTCGGGTATCATCCGGTAAGAGACATCCAAGTGCTGACACCCATGCACAGGGGGGTGGCCGGCGTGGCAAATTTGAATATTGAGCTCCAGAAGACCCTCAATCCAGGAGGAGATGAGATCGTGAGGGGAGGGAAGACGCTCCGGGTTGGAGATAAGGTCATGCAGATCCGGAATAATTACGACAAGGACGTCTATAATGGAGATATTGGCACCATTGTCAAGATAGATCATGAAGAGCAGGAAGTGAGAATTGATTACGACGGTAGGGTCACTGTATACGAGTATATGGACTTAGACGAAGTCGTCCATGCCTATGCCACCTCTGTTCATAAATCGCAGGGCAGTGAATACCCAGTGGTCATCATTCCCGTACTCACTCAACACTTCATGCTTCTCCAGAGAAATCTCCTCTATACTGGCATCACGAGGGGCAAGAAATTGGTGGTTCTGGTGGGCACGAAAAAGGCCCTTGCCATTGCTATTAAGAACAACAAACCGCAAAAGCGGTACACCAGGCTCAAGGAACGGCTCAAAGCAAACAAAGATACGAATGTACCAGTTCCGAAACTCCAGGTGTTTTAA
- a CDS encoding radical SAM protein gives MILIHPPIVKPSEPPPGMARLMGACRAHGVACRLVDANLEGILFLLGMDRNPYDTWGKRAVKNMEQNLSSLRDRLIYSTPDRYRRVVFDVNKVLEMAALEKGVHVGLGNYRNTSLSPVKSADLIRAAEEPENNPFYPYFRERLSGIIEEEQSAFAGFSLNYLSQALTAFAMIGYLKRKHPDMQIVLGGGLVTSWMKRPGWSNLFGGLVDHLIAGPGEKPLLSLAGKEASARPHILPVYDDLPMDRYLSPRAVLPYSASSGCYWNQCAFCPEKAEGSLYVKTADKSVALDLRELSEKVMPSMIHITDNAISPSLMRTLAKNPPGAPWYGFARITQHLADPDLCYALKISGCVMLKLGLESGDQGVLEAMQKGSNLATASKVLTTLKDVGIATYVYLLFGTPSETEKEARKTLRFSADHADCIDFLNVAIFNMPVNSEEGKRLNTGEFYEGNLSLYSDFVHPKGWGRREVRIFLDKEFKRHPAIAPIIRRDPPIFTSNHAPFFVQYNRR, from the coding sequence ATGATCCTGATCCACCCTCCAATTGTCAAACCTTCCGAACCGCCTCCCGGCATGGCAAGACTTATGGGCGCATGCCGTGCCCACGGCGTGGCATGCCGGCTCGTTGATGCAAACCTGGAGGGAATTCTTTTCCTCCTTGGAATGGACCGGAACCCTTATGATACGTGGGGAAAGCGGGCGGTGAAGAATATGGAGCAGAATCTTTCCTCGTTGAGAGACCGCTTGATCTACTCAACTCCCGACCGTTACCGGAGAGTGGTTTTCGATGTAAATAAAGTACTCGAAATGGCAGCGCTGGAGAAAGGGGTCCATGTGGGGCTCGGCAATTACCGAAATACATCTCTTTCTCCAGTCAAGAGCGCCGACCTTATACGGGCGGCGGAAGAGCCCGAAAACAATCCGTTCTATCCATATTTCCGTGAAAGGCTTTCCGGGATTATCGAAGAGGAGCAGTCCGCCTTTGCAGGATTTTCTCTTAATTACCTGAGCCAGGCCCTCACCGCGTTTGCCATGATCGGCTATCTCAAGAGAAAACATCCCGATATGCAGATAGTTTTGGGAGGAGGTCTCGTCACTTCCTGGATGAAGAGGCCTGGGTGGTCCAATCTCTTCGGGGGGCTCGTTGATCACCTCATCGCAGGCCCGGGTGAGAAGCCGCTCCTTTCTCTAGCCGGCAAAGAAGCAAGCGCCCGGCCACATATCCTTCCCGTCTACGACGACCTGCCCATGGACCGCTATCTGTCCCCTCGTGCAGTCCTCCCCTACAGCGCCTCTTCCGGTTGCTACTGGAACCAGTGCGCGTTCTGTCCTGAAAAGGCGGAAGGGAGCCTCTATGTAAAAACGGCCGACAAGTCGGTTGCCTTGGATTTGAGAGAGCTTTCCGAAAAGGTCATGCCCTCCATGATCCACATCACAGACAACGCGATCAGCCCTTCGCTAATGAGGACTTTGGCGAAGAATCCCCCCGGTGCGCCATGGTACGGTTTTGCAAGGATTACTCAGCACCTTGCAGACCCTGATCTCTGCTATGCCCTTAAAATATCGGGCTGCGTTATGCTCAAGCTCGGCCTCGAATCAGGGGACCAGGGAGTCCTTGAGGCCATGCAGAAAGGGAGCAACCTGGCAACAGCATCAAAGGTCCTGACGACTCTTAAGGATGTGGGTATTGCAACTTATGTTTACCTTCTCTTCGGAACTCCGTCGGAGACAGAAAAAGAGGCGAGGAAGACGCTCCGATTCAGCGCAGACCATGCGGACTGTATCGACTTCTTGAATGTGGCCATCTTCAATATGCCCGTAAATTCAGAGGAGGGGAAACGGCTCAATACGGGAGAATTCTACGAAGGCAATCTCTCTTTGTACAGTGATTTCGTGCATCCGAAGGGGTGGGGGAGGAGGGAAGTCAGAATATTCCTAGATAAGGAGTTTAAGAGGCACCCGGCCATAGCTCCCATAATCCGTCGAGATCCCCCCATATTCACCAGTAACCACGCCCCGTTCTTCGTCCAGTATAATAGGCGGTAG
- a CDS encoding LemA family protein, whose protein sequence is MKPSFMYVLLSLVLLSISGCGYNAMQRNEEAVKAAWGDVEASYQRRNDLIPNLVETVKAYAKHERETLQTVTEARAKVGSIQVGKNITDDSTALAQFQQAQSSMASALSRLMVVVEKYPDLKANQNFRDLQHQLEGTENRINVARVRYNRAVQEFNVSVRTFPNSLTNSLLLHLQSKEPFKAETGAEKAPRVTF, encoded by the coding sequence ATGAAACCATCTTTCATGTACGTACTTCTTTCCCTTGTTTTGTTATCCATTTCAGGCTGTGGGTACAATGCTATGCAACGGAATGAGGAAGCGGTAAAGGCCGCGTGGGGAGACGTGGAGGCATCGTATCAGCGGAGGAACGACCTCATCCCCAACCTGGTGGAAACGGTGAAAGCTTACGCAAAACACGAACGGGAAACCCTTCAGACCGTTACGGAAGCGAGGGCGAAAGTAGGCAGCATTCAAGTCGGGAAGAATATAACCGACGACTCCACGGCGCTGGCTCAGTTTCAGCAGGCCCAGTCCTCCATGGCGAGCGCTCTGTCCCGTCTTATGGTTGTGGTGGAGAAGTACCCGGACCTGAAGGCAAATCAAAACTTCAGGGACTTGCAACACCAACTGGAAGGCACCGAAAACAGGATTAACGTGGCAAGGGTGCGGTACAACAGAGCAGTGCAGGAGTTTAACGTCTCTGTACGAACATTTCCCAACAGCTTAACAAACAGCCTGCTCCTTCACCTCCAATCAAAAGAACCTTTTAAGGCTGAAACAGGGGCGGAAAAGGCGCCGCGGGTGACATTCTGA
- a CDS encoding TPM domain-containing protein, with the protein MRKIRNKKLEMKNSGTTVVLGKTRPVWRCFLGVVSVLFLLCFIVLTPNCMALDVPPLRGYVNDYAGMISPAAKVKIETELRNFERFESTQIFILAIPNLQGESLEDYSIKVAENWKAGQRLRDNGVLLLVARADRKVRIEVGRGLEGRLTDINAGQIVDLVIKPRFSKDNFDEGFAAAVSAIIDATRGEFKAQPRIAPQKGDSFSPFFFLFIFGGIALLFISDISRALGAITGAIGLPALIYFTLFPLGIIPLIILGLVGFAVGLFLPMLFSGWGSGRGFGGPWGGGSVGGMGGFGRGGGFGGRGGGFGGGGASGDW; encoded by the coding sequence GTGAGGAAAATAAGAAACAAGAAGCTGGAAATGAAAAATAGCGGGACAACAGTGGTCTTGGGGAAAACCAGACCGGTTTGGAGATGCTTTTTGGGTGTCGTGTCTGTTCTCTTTCTTTTGTGCTTCATTGTTCTTACTCCCAACTGCATGGCTCTTGATGTGCCGCCGCTCAGAGGCTATGTTAATGATTACGCGGGGATGATTTCGCCGGCGGCTAAAGTGAAGATCGAAACGGAGCTCCGTAATTTTGAGCGGTTCGAATCCACACAGATTTTCATCCTCGCCATCCCCAACCTCCAAGGGGAGTCCCTGGAAGATTACTCTATCAAGGTGGCCGAAAACTGGAAGGCAGGCCAGAGACTCAGGGATAACGGCGTTCTTCTCCTGGTAGCGAGGGCTGATCGCAAGGTCAGGATTGAGGTGGGCCGCGGTCTTGAAGGGCGGCTTACCGACATTAACGCGGGACAGATTGTGGACCTCGTGATCAAGCCTAGATTCAGCAAGGATAATTTTGACGAAGGCTTCGCCGCCGCCGTCTCGGCAATCATTGACGCCACGAGGGGCGAGTTCAAGGCTCAGCCGCGCATTGCCCCGCAAAAAGGCGACTCTTTTTCGCCTTTCTTTTTCCTCTTCATCTTTGGCGGGATTGCGTTGTTGTTCATATCCGACATTTCCCGTGCCCTGGGCGCCATAACAGGCGCGATAGGCCTGCCAGCACTGATCTACTTTACCCTTTTCCCCTTGGGGATTATCCCACTCATCATCCTCGGCCTTGTGGGGTTCGCCGTCGGACTTTTTTTGCCCATGCTTTTTTCCGGTTGGGGCTCAGGCAGAGGCTTTGGGGGACCATGGGGAGGCGGTAGCGTTGGCGGCATGGGCGGATTTGGCAGAGGCGGTGGTTTCGGAGGCAGAGGCGGTGGTTTCGGAGGCGGAGGCGCCTCAGGAGATTGGTGA
- a CDS encoding metallophosphoesterase → MMRNRRTTLLTILFFVFFPFFALAEPTTFAIISDSHIGSADSVYQNFIRIIERQNINMIFHTGDAIHNPGNLNQWRKFFEITGPDKTMYFAPGNHDIKGKQSLSVYFRFFPKLYYSFSDGDTLFVILNTELPGEEGMVAGEQFDWLTTELSRSFKYKFVFLHEPLYPLISGHGLDRHKEERNRLHKLFTQKRVALVAAGHDHLYLRHEKDGIIYVISAACGGNSKFFPKDSDLFRYIVVTRKKAGYSFVTKDAGGSEKDEFFLER, encoded by the coding sequence ATGATGAGAAACCGAAGAACTACATTACTCACCATACTGTTTTTTGTATTTTTCCCGTTCTTTGCCCTAGCGGAGCCAACAACCTTTGCCATTATAAGCGACTCCCATATCGGTTCCGCTGACTCGGTATACCAAAACTTCATTCGCATAATTGAGAGACAAAATATAAACATGATTTTTCATACAGGTGACGCCATACATAACCCGGGAAACCTGAACCAGTGGAGGAAATTCTTCGAAATCACAGGACCCGACAAGACAATGTATTTTGCACCCGGTAACCACGACATCAAAGGGAAACAGTCTCTTTCAGTCTATTTCCGGTTCTTTCCCAAGCTCTATTACTCCTTTTCGGACGGAGACACGCTCTTTGTGATCCTAAATACCGAGCTTCCCGGCGAAGAGGGTATGGTTGCGGGAGAGCAGTTCGACTGGCTCACAACGGAACTCAGCAGGTCATTCAAGTACAAGTTTGTGTTCCTTCACGAGCCCCTCTATCCTCTGATAAGCGGCCACGGGCTTGACCGACACAAGGAGGAGCGGAACAGACTCCATAAACTCTTCACGCAGAAGCGGGTCGCCCTTGTGGCGGCGGGTCATGATCATCTCTATTTAAGGCATGAGAAAGATGGAATCATTTACGTGATCAGCGCGGCGTGCGGGGGGAACTCCAAGTTCTTTCCGAAAGACAGCGACCTTTTCCGCTACATCGTAGTGACCAGAAAGAAAGCTGGCTATTCTTTCGTCACAAAAGATGCGGGTGGTAGCGAGAAGGACGAATTTTTTCTCGAACGCTGA
- a CDS encoding helix-turn-helix transcriptional regulator yields the protein MKKSELCKKAGISTASVSKMAKGQNLTVDVLARICTALDCTMDDIVEILTGAEANNHLSEEEKI from the coding sequence TTGAAAAAAAGTGAGTTGTGCAAGAAGGCGGGCATCAGCACCGCTTCAGTAAGCAAAATGGCGAAGGGCCAAAATCTTACGGTTGATGTTCTTGCTCGTATATGCACTGCGCTTGATTGTACGATGGACGATATTGTAGAAATCTTAACGGGTGCGGAAGCGAATAATCATTTATCCGAGGAAGAAAAAATATGA
- a CDS encoding ADP-ribosylglycohydrolase family protein, which yields MIGVIIGDIVGSRFEWNNIKTKDFDFFTYRCEFTDDSVMTLAVASALLEASDNYDNLSDLATKYMREMGRLYPNCGYGGMFRQWIYSDNMGPYGSFGNGAAMRVSACGFAAKSLDETKILSRKVTEVTHNHPEGIKGAEATAICIYLAREGKNILEIRDHIDEYYYPMNFTLDSIRESYQFNETCQDTVPQAIMAFLESTGFEDAIRNAISIGGDSDTLAAITGGIAEAYYGVPIEICKHALTFLDERLLKILSNFGNTYPLALEKIVP from the coding sequence ATGATTGGTGTTATTATCGGTGACATTGTTGGCTCACGATTCGAGTGGAACAATATTAAAACAAAAGATTTCGATTTTTTCACATACCGCTGCGAGTTTACAGATGACAGCGTTATGACGCTTGCCGTTGCCAGCGCCCTTCTTGAGGCGAGCGACAATTATGATAACTTGAGCGATCTTGCTACGAAATATATGCGTGAGATGGGCAGACTATACCCGAACTGTGGTTACGGTGGTATGTTCCGACAATGGATATACTCCGATAATATGGGACCTTATGGCAGTTTTGGCAATGGCGCGGCAATGCGTGTATCAGCCTGTGGATTCGCTGCCAAAAGTCTTGACGAAACGAAAATACTTTCAAGAAAAGTTACTGAGGTTACGCACAACCATCCAGAAGGCATTAAAGGAGCTGAAGCCACCGCAATTTGCATTTATTTAGCGCGTGAAGGAAAAAACATCCTCGAAATACGCGACCATATAGATGAGTATTATTATCCGATGAATTTTACGCTTGATAGCATCAGGGAAAGTTACCAATTCAACGAAACCTGCCAAGATACCGTACCACAGGCGATCATGGCATTTCTCGAATCCACTGGTTTTGAAGACGCTATCCGCAACGCCATCTCCATCGGCGGCGACAGCGACACGCTCGCAGCCATTACCGGCGGAATTGCGGAAGCCTATTACGGTGTTCCCATCGAAATATGCAAACACGCTTTGACTTTCCTTGATGAACGGCTATTGAAGATATTAAGCAATTTTGGAAATACCTACCCACTTGCGTTGGAAAAAATAGTGCCTTGA
- a CDS encoding NADP-dependent malic enzyme yields MGDVKATKEELLEKAKKPSQDSLKMHPYYKGKIEVVPKCVIRDINDFAIWYTPGVAEPCKEINKDPEKVFQYTNKANMVGIVTDGTRVLGLGDIGPLAGLPVMEGKSLLFKYLGGVDAFPICLDTKDPDDIIKTVKLISPSFGGINLEDIENPKCFYILDKLRAEAPIPVWHDDQQGTAAVTLAGLINALKVVGKKIEDVKITMIGIGAANVCITKMIIKAGADPKKFIVVDSKGILSRQRDDIKPTHKEKLEFCLITNGENRNGGIEEAMRGQDVVIALSKQGPDTIEKAWVSQMADDGIIFLCANPIPEMWPWDAKDAGARVVATGRSDFPNQVNNSIGFPAIFRGTLDVMARTITDEMCISAAYELAKCAEDKGLSETYLLPTMDEWEVFPREAVAVAKKAIEQGVARLRLSEKELFTIAESKIRRAREEVGLLMEKGIIEPYKE; encoded by the coding sequence ATGGGGGACGTTAAAGCAACAAAAGAAGAGTTACTCGAAAAGGCGAAAAAGCCGTCCCAGGATTCACTCAAGATGCACCCGTACTACAAGGGTAAAATAGAGGTGGTACCCAAATGCGTCATCAGAGACATCAACGATTTCGCCATATGGTATACCCCTGGAGTCGCGGAGCCGTGCAAAGAAATCAACAAAGACCCTGAAAAGGTCTTCCAATATACGAACAAGGCAAACATGGTGGGTATCGTTACAGACGGTACAAGAGTTCTCGGTCTTGGCGATATCGGACCATTGGCGGGACTTCCTGTCATGGAAGGAAAATCCCTTCTCTTCAAGTACCTGGGCGGCGTCGACGCCTTCCCCATCTGTCTCGACACAAAAGATCCTGATGATATCATAAAGACAGTCAAGCTCATTTCTCCTTCTTTCGGGGGAATCAACCTGGAGGACATCGAAAACCCCAAATGTTTCTACATCCTTGACAAACTCAGGGCAGAAGCTCCGATCCCCGTCTGGCACGACGACCAACAGGGAACTGCGGCGGTCACCCTGGCGGGTCTAATCAACGCGCTGAAGGTAGTGGGTAAAAAAATTGAGGATGTGAAGATCACGATGATCGGCATAGGAGCCGCCAACGTATGCATCACAAAGATGATCATCAAAGCTGGAGCCGATCCCAAAAAGTTTATCGTCGTCGATAGCAAGGGCATACTGAGCAGGCAAAGAGATGACATAAAACCGACCCACAAGGAAAAACTCGAATTCTGCCTCATAACCAACGGTGAAAACAGGAATGGTGGCATCGAAGAGGCGATGCGGGGTCAGGATGTGGTCATCGCCCTTTCCAAGCAGGGGCCGGATACAATTGAAAAGGCGTGGGTGTCTCAAATGGCGGATGATGGCATCATCTTTCTCTGTGCCAATCCCATTCCCGAAATGTGGCCCTGGGATGCCAAAGACGCTGGCGCGAGAGTAGTAGCCACAGGACGGAGCGATTTTCCCAATCAGGTGAACAATTCGATAGGATTCCCGGCGATCTTCAGAGGAACCCTTGATGTAATGGCAAGGACGATCACTGATGAGATGTGCATCTCCGCCGCATACGAACTCGCAAAATGCGCTGAGGATAAAGGGCTTTCAGAGACTTATCTCCTTCCCACCATGGACGAGTGGGAAGTCTTCCCCCGTGAGGCGGTAGCAGTGGCAAAGAAGGCGATAGAACAGGGTGTAGCACGGCTCCGCTTAAGCGAAAAAGAGCTTTTTACCATTGCCGAGTCGAAGATAAGGAGGGCACGGGAAGAGGTAGGCCTACTCATGGAAAAAGGTATTATCGAGCCTTATAAAGAATGA